The proteins below are encoded in one region of Ephemeroptericola cinctiostellae:
- a CDS encoding YfhL family 4Fe-4S dicluster ferredoxin: protein MALIITDECINCDVCEPECPNKAIYMGQEIYEINPDLCTECVGHYGEPQCQIVCPVECIPHDPSHVESPEQLEVKYQALKASGHFPNA from the coding sequence ATGGCGCTCATCATCACCGACGAATGCATCAATTGCGATGTGTGCGAACCCGAATGCCCCAATAAAGCCATTTACATGGGGCAAGAGATTTACGAAATCAATCCCGACTTGTGTACCGAGTGTGTCGGGCATTATGGCGAACCACAATGCCAGATTGTCTGTCCCGTTGAGTGCATTCCTCATGACCCAAGCCATGTTGAGAGTCCAGAGCAGCTTGAGGTCAAATACCAAGCCTTAAAGGCAAGTGGGCATTTCCCGAACGCATGA
- the coaD gene encoding pantetheine-phosphate adenylyltransferase produces the protein MSKIAIYPGTFDPLTRGHEDLIRRGAKMFDTVVVGVADSKNKKPFFDLEERVKLAQEVLGHDANVKVVGFSGLLKDFVREQNGRVILRGLRAMSDFEYEFQLAGMNRYLMPDIETIFMTPSDQYQFISGTIVREIAALGGDISKFVFPSVEAAVKAKHIANVQA, from the coding sequence ATGTCTAAAATCGCAATTTACCCAGGCACATTCGACCCATTGACCCGTGGACATGAGGATTTGATCCGTCGTGGTGCCAAAATGTTTGATACCGTGGTGGTTGGTGTGGCAGATTCCAAAAATAAAAAGCCATTTTTTGATTTAGAAGAGCGTGTGAAGCTGGCACAAGAGGTGCTTGGTCATGACGCAAATGTCAAAGTGGTGGGCTTTTCAGGTTTACTCAAAGATTTTGTACGTGAGCAAAATGGTCGGGTGATTTTACGCGGTTTGCGTGCGATGTCGGATTTTGAATACGAATTTCAATTGGCCGGCATGAATCGGTATTTGATGCCTGACATTGAAACGATTTTTATGACACCATCCGATCAATATCAATTCATCTCAGGCACCATTGTCCGTGAAATCGCCGCTTTGGGTGGTGACATCAGTAAGTTTGTCTTTCCATCGGTTGAAGCGGCAGTGAAGGCCAAGCACATCGCCAATGTCCAGGCTTAG
- a CDS encoding MarR family winged helix-turn-helix transcriptional regulator, producing the protein MKNEAADQLTRYLNALIDLFDAPPSPSDDSTSETTEESAQAALKAALSKRDCRVIMVVGEARSIKMRDLANHAKLSVSNTTGVIERLVQQGFVTRERSYDDRRVVNIVLTTQGQAVYRQEQSNFRQVSMAILDALEPHEQVMMLAMMRKVAMRVKAHAMPGHST; encoded by the coding sequence ATGAAAAATGAAGCGGCCGATCAACTGACCCGATACCTCAATGCTTTAATTGACCTGTTTGATGCCCCTCCATCACCCAGCGACGACTCGACCTCAGAAACGACCGAAGAGTCCGCCCAAGCGGCACTAAAAGCTGCTTTGAGCAAACGTGATTGCCGCGTCATTATGGTGGTGGGGGAGGCGCGATCGATCAAGATGCGAGATTTGGCAAATCATGCCAAACTGAGTGTCAGCAACACCACGGGGGTGATTGAACGCTTGGTTCAGCAAGGCTTTGTCACACGAGAACGCTCATATGATGATCGCCGCGTTGTGAACATTGTTTTAACCACACAAGGGCAAGCCGTATATCGTCAAGAACAAAGTAATTTTCGGCAAGTCAGTATGGCCATTTTAGACGCGCTTGAACCCCATGAACAAGTCATGATGCTCGCCATGATGCGCAAAGTGGCAATGCGCGTGAAAGCCCACGCAATGCCTGGCCATTCAACATGA
- a CDS encoding SDR family NAD(P)-dependent oxidoreductase, translated as MKPTMDTTQSKLFNAQHTALITGASSGIGRAFAHALAEQGMQLILVARRTEKLKLLAAELQERHRTTCTILPMDLTANDAARTLSLQIEAAGLSVDVLINNAGFSTYGHFGDTPLADEQQLLHLNVLALTELCHTFMPSMAHRGFGSVINLCSTTSFFPLPLQATYAASKAYVLSLSEALWYEYRPKGVRVIGICPGATDTEFFDVLGQDFKGAKASPQDVVRTALQGLADNKPSVVHGWANAIQAHLLPRALTRKSLVRLVGKLSGSVYRSAGEGK; from the coding sequence ATGAAACCCACCATGGACACAACCCAATCCAAACTGTTTAACGCACAACACACCGCGTTAATCACGGGCGCCTCATCGGGCATTGGCCGTGCCTTTGCCCACGCCCTTGCAGAACAAGGCATGCAACTGATTTTGGTGGCTCGCCGCACAGAGAAGCTCAAGTTGCTCGCAGCAGAGCTGCAAGAACGCCATCGCACCACATGCACCATCCTGCCGATGGACTTGACCGCAAACGATGCCGCTCGCACCTTAAGCCTGCAAATTGAAGCCGCAGGCCTATCTGTTGATGTCTTGATCAACAATGCTGGATTCAGCACCTATGGCCATTTTGGCGACACCCCCCTCGCAGATGAACAACAACTGCTGCATTTAAATGTGCTCGCCCTGACTGAACTGTGCCACACATTTATGCCCAGTATGGCGCATCGAGGCTTTGGCTCGGTGATTAACCTGTGTTCCACAACCAGCTTTTTCCCTTTACCATTACAAGCCACTTATGCCGCCAGCAAAGCATACGTTTTGTCTTTGTCTGAAGCCTTGTGGTATGAATACCGTCCCAAAGGTGTGCGTGTGATTGGCATTTGCCCGGGTGCAACGGATACCGAATTTTTTGATGTGTTAGGGCAGGATTTTAAGGGCGCAAAGGCATCCCCTCAAGATGTGGTGCGCACAGCGTTGCAAGGTTTGGCCGACAACAAACCCTCTGTAGTGCACGGCTGGGCAAATGCGATCCAAGCGCATCTGCTGCCCCGTGCATTGACGCGAAAAAGTTTGGTGCGCCTCGTCGGAAAACTCAGCGGAAGCGTATACCGCTCAGCGGGCGAGGGCAAGTAA
- a CDS encoding DUF2721 domain-containing protein produces METHITDITHAIQLAVAPVFLLTAIATLINVLNMRLSRSIDRRRQLEQLIRDTMDANSINKLNEERLLHVHRLRVIYLGILTAVLSALMICLVIVGAFVGALLTIEVSRMLAICFILAMICMVASLLLFLREVFLMLK; encoded by the coding sequence ATGGAAACACACATCACCGACATCACGCACGCCATTCAACTGGCGGTTGCCCCAGTCTTTTTACTGACGGCCATTGCCACGCTCATCAATGTACTGAACATGCGCTTGAGTCGCAGCATTGACCGGCGGCGTCAACTCGAACAACTCATCCGCGACACCATGGATGCGAACAGCATCAACAAGCTCAATGAAGAACGCTTGTTGCACGTGCATCGCCTGCGTGTGATTTATTTGGGCATTTTGACGGCGGTATTGTCCGCACTGATGATTTGCTTGGTCATCGTCGGCGCATTCGTCGGCGCACTATTGACCATTGAAGTGTCGCGCATGCTGGCCATTTGTTTTATTTTAGCAATGATATGCATGGTCGCATCGCTTTTGCTTTTTTTACGAGAAGTGTTTCTCATGCTTAAATAA
- a CDS encoding RsmD family RNA methyltransferase has translation MKKLSPLRSLNHSSNRSSNHAPAGQVRIIGGDWRRQKIEVLAHEGLRPSSDRVRETVFNWMMHQWGGVFEDKSIFDAFAGSGAFGLECISRGARDVTLVDTHRPAVLAMRSTLARWGVTVDVREMDVLAVCREFAASGKRFDWIVLDPPFGQGWLERILPAMTALAHEQTWLYVEVETGADLSSLAAHGWASVREGKTKHVQYGLFHPKTAEAD, from the coding sequence ATGAAAAAACTCAGCCCCTTACGTTCATTGAATCACTCATCCAATCGCTCATCGAATCATGCACCTGCGGGACAAGTGCGCATCATTGGTGGCGATTGGCGGCGGCAAAAAATAGAGGTGTTGGCGCATGAAGGATTGCGGCCTTCATCTGACCGTGTGCGCGAAACGGTGTTCAACTGGATGATGCACCAATGGGGGGGCGTGTTTGAGGATAAATCCATTTTCGATGCTTTTGCGGGCAGCGGAGCCTTTGGTCTGGAGTGCATCAGCCGTGGCGCGCGTGACGTGACTTTGGTTGATACCCATCGACCTGCGGTGCTGGCGATGCGTTCAACCTTGGCTCGCTGGGGCGTAACCGTGGATGTGCGCGAGATGGATGTGTTGGCGGTGTGTCGGGAGTTCGCTGCATCGGGCAAGCGATTTGACTGGATTGTATTGGACCCCCCTTTTGGCCAAGGCTGGCTGGAGCGGATTTTGCCTGCAATGACGGCGCTGGCGCATGAACAAACGTGGTTGTACGTTGAAGTGGAAACTGGGGCTGATTTGTCGAGCCTTGCCGCACACGGTTGGGCATCCGTTCGCGAGGGCAAGACCAAACACGTTCAATATGGTTTATTTCACCCAAAAACAGCTGAAGCAGATTGA